CCCCAGCCGGTCAGGTCCTTTTTGGTGGTCGCGCCGTAGACGCTCATCATGGCGAACATGCCGGTGCAGACAATGAACGCCTTGAAGATCGAGGCAGTCGTGTACACCAAAAGAATCGACGACAGCGTTGCTCCGTTCAGGGCACTGTACAACAAGAACAGCCCGGTGGCCGTGGCGGCGGACATGCGGTGCACCGCGCCGGACAGACCCAGGACCAATCCGAATTCGGCCAGGATCAGGCCCCAAAACAAAATGGGATTGGAAAAAATGGCGTTGGCGATGGCCGGGGTCGTGGCCACGCCATGGGCGACCAAGGCGGTCAGACCCAGGCCCACGGACATCCAGT
This Deltaproteobacteria bacterium DNA region includes the following protein-coding sequences:
- a CDS encoding Bax inhibitor-1/YccA family protein, with the protein product MNFQTIPRSRTDIQTMNAFLRGVFNWMSVGLGLTALVAHGVATTPAIANAIFSNPILFWGLILAEFGLVLGLSGAVHRMSAATATGLFLLYSALNGATLSSILLVYTTASIFKAFIVCTGMFAMMSVYGATTKKDLTGWG